The sequence aatacgggccctggaCTGTTGCTGAgtgctccaaagtcctcttttcagataaaagaaaattttgcatttcatttggaaatcaaggtctggagtctggaggaagactggagtggcacagaatccaagctgcttgaagtccagtgtgaagtttcttaagtcagtgatgatttggggtgctgtgacgtctgctggtgttggttcattgtgttttatcaagtccaaagtcaatgcagtcGTCTACCaggaaattttggagcactttatgcttccatctgctgacaagctttatgaaGATggtgatttccttttccagcaggacttagcatctgcccacagtgccaaaaccacttccaagaggtttgctgaccatgatattactgtgcttgattggccagccaataTGCCTGATctgaaccccatatggaatctatgggaaaatcaattttgcatttaaaataagtttttggatGTGTGCAGACCTTCTCTTTTAGCAGCATCAGGCAATCAGAGACAAATactaaattctgattggctgccttgACAACCAATACACTTAACCTAAGTCTGAGAACCTGACACCTTGTACTTCTGGAGACTCCAGGTAGGTGGCAGTTCTGGAAAATTGTGGCGCTGGAGACTAAATGGTTTCTGGTGATTTCACACCTTATTCTTCACCTTAATTCCTAAATATTTTGCAGTCTTTTGTTATCCATGTGTTTTTGACTGACCCTGCTGACCCACTGAGTATTTTGATGTCCAATGGTTATGCATTAACCTTGCAATTTCTTGTattgtattagtttttaatatttctcatgggcttttaataattattgactttcagtctgagttaaatttctcttttttgggggctcattttatctgtaaaagaaaatctgcttaattatgcacacctgaatattAGACAtgttttcacttccagccttcatgaataattatatatcaattataaatCACTAAATATCggattaataatagttattaagaATGATGTCGTTTGGAttttgtaaaatgtgcttggaaaaaaatatgatcagaatatcaacttgcataataattatgcatgtactgtatatttcctCTTCTGCTGCCGTGGTTATGCAAGTAATGTTGTGACTGGTTGTTAAGGGAGCCAATCAGAATTTAACAGCCtggtctctgattggctggaattatAGCATATTGTAATGCTGGGTTGGGTTGAGCAAGTGAGCCACTGACATTTAGAGAGCACTGAGGGCAGGCATCAGGTGAGCAAGCTAGTGAAACGTTGCACGCGCAAAAGAGAAGGTCTGCACACATCAAAAAacgtattttaaatgcaaaattgattTTTGTGCGCTCAAAATACTTTCTTCTTTGTGCAACAAACATTTTCTCCACAAAACTCATTTTGCGTGCATGCAAAATGCACTTTTGCATGCTCAAAATATGATCTTTTGTGCACAGAATTGTGGCAGAGGTCTAATCCCATATggccccgaccaagtattgagtgcataaaagaacattatttaaataacttgaacttttctgttttgcaaatccttttcttaagaaatattctaatattttgagatactggattttcgGCTTTCATTAACtgtatggaaataaataaataatattaataaaaaatcatattctATCCCCTCTTGTGGACAACATTAGTATAATGTGTTGTCATGCAGTATGTTTTTTTGAGTTGCCAAAAACTTCTTATTTGATCTCCTAAACCCTTCACTGATTCACACACAATTTTGTCATCTATAGGCACTAATGAgagaaatgttatttaattttagccaTTTTAAGTTGGGTTATATATTCTAAACCTTTTCACTGTGTAGCTGTGACTCAGCACACTTATCAAACTATATCTTCTAAACCATTTGATGAATCCAAATCCTTTTGATAACTTTGTATCTTCAGGGAATGTAGATTTTGGGGACAAATtggaaaaaagtttgaaatggTAGCTTTATCAAAAAGAATTGCAGAATAATTTACACATGGCAAAAATCAGATGAAAAGGTTAGACTGCCTTCCCTGTGGGCAAGTGATGTTGAAAAGACATCAAATTGACATCAAAACTGACATCCAAAATCAGGTCAAACATGAAAATTTCTTCCAGTGGTAATTGGGTGAAAATAGGAAGTAAATCTCACACTGAAATTGGTTTAATGTATATGTAGGCCAATATGTTTGATTTTCAGTTTAGACCAAATCAACATCATGTCAAGTTTTTGACGTCAGTTTGAATTGCACATTTGACctttttttgaataatgtttgatgtcaatttgatgttttttttttttaacagttgccCACTGGGCTTGCATGTTCTGATAGATCTAATGAACATATCAATGTCTACTGGTGTTATAATGCTTTATACAGTTGGTTTTCTTTTATACTTTTACTGAAGCCTGATGTGCAAATGCATTCCTTAATAAATACCCTAAAGACACtgctttacataaaaatttaattgtacaaatgtcacattgacaaatatataaattacatacaaaacttgcaaaacaaaactgcattagTGATACACAGAAGAGTACTTAAAGGATTTCAACCATGAACATTGGAATCATTGAATTCTTCTGTATATCATGACAATGTTCGAGTCTGAGCACTACAGATCCTTCATATGATACAGAGCATTAGTGAACTGAACAACTCTGGAGACGTTCCTTCATGTGCACATACTTTTCATGTGTAGTTCAGGTACATGTTTGTTCTATTAAATCTATTacaaaatgttatgttaaatGCCATTAAAATCAACAAGATCATGACCAGCATGATGTCGGTGTATTCATTCTTTCATTACTTACAGTAAGTATAAATAGTCATATTATACaactgaatctcacaaaaactttCAGAACACTTTTCACTCCAAAGACAACAGAAAGATATcatataaagataaagatatattTCACAATAAGATAATTACAGCACATTCCATTACCATTTCTAAAATTACATTCCATTAAGTTCTAAAATGTCTTATTACCttcatacaaaatattatttcttctttttgttttttgaatttggGGAGAAATGTGaacatgtttttgtgaaatttatttacaatttgttcttgaataagaagttttttttattcaagaacatgttttctctctctctctctctctcacacacacacacacaaacacagacgtGGTCAGTGTCTTTGGCATTGACGGTGGATCATTACACACGAGTGTCTGATATGTTCCTGTAAGCGGGTTTATTTGCTGCGTTTGAGCCAGTCTCTCCAGGGCGTCTGGTTCTGCTCCGGGCTGATCTCTGGTAGAGTGGACGGCCGTCTGGACTTACGCAGGAAAGAAAGACGACCTGCTGATCTCTTCTGAGGCTCTTCTGTCTGCTGTTGGTTCCTCAGCTGCTGATTGATGATAATCTGGATATCATCCTGCAGGGACACATGAATAGTTCACAAACATcctaaattataacattttaaatatctccTTCAACATATCCATGCAATGTATTCGGTACAATttcaataaatcattataaatgcattcttttgcacattattatttttattcgtGTGTATGTGCTAGTCGATAGCAATGCAGTAACGTGAaacaatctttctttttttttatagcaaataaataatgtttcttcaACATTTAGGAGCATAGGGTAGAgttcttataaaaataaaaccatacaaaaacatgatcatttcttgaaataaaataaacgttgtcacactttattttaaggacccaTTCTCGCTATTAATAAACcaataactacaacttttgcttcaataaactcctaatttgctgcttattaatagttggtaaggtagttgttaagtttaggtattggttaggattagggatgtagaatatgctcatACAGAATTAATTctttataagtattaaaaaacaaccaatatgttaataataggcatgctaataagcaactacttaaTAGTGAAATTGATCGCtttaataaagtgttaccataaatgtTAAACGttaaccaaaatataaaataaatgaataaatattttagccagttgccaaggcaacatttctccttttaatttgaatttaatgtacaaaaactaaaactgacataataaaactatagacataaaaataaaacaaaatactaaaaacaacaaaaaacataaaattactaaaactttaaaataaatactgaaaatctatataattaaaactaatgattctaaatattaataaaatctgtaaTAGTATCtcgatgctaaaataacactgacaaggtgttgatttcaaaatgaatttatattttaacttctTGTGGCTACTGAATGAGAACAGGAAGTTTTGAGAACATATAACACATTCACTTACAAAAgaacattatacattattttattattatttcaatttgatCTGTTCTCTTATTTAATGCTCTCAAAAGCAGTTACACAGCACATGAAACAGCTGCAAACTTCCACTGTGAACAGCAGAGGGCGACAGAGTGTCCACAACAGAAAAACACACCTTCTAAACCCAGCAAGGAGCAAGAAACCAGTCCTAATTACTCAGTAAGTGAGGACTGAGAGGTTTGGAGATTCAGCTGTTGTAATTAAAAAACAGTTGTTACCTGCCAGGCCTCCAGTTCCTGTGACAGCTGTAGTTTGCGTTGAATGGCTTCCAGGAGTTGGTTGTTCAAACACATCATATCATGTTTAGTCCTCAGCAGCTCTGCTTCCATCGCTGTCTTCCTGCATGACAGAAAACCAACACCAAGACGTTAAAAATGCCTCTTTTCTATTagactatttattcatttaagttttaaagccatatcagCAACAATGGCTATATTAAGGCCAACATTAACAATATCATTTTAATAcatcatttacaataatataacattttcttaagaatcacacaaaaacatacaaatagcAACTTTTCTACAAGACAAAACTATTTAAGTATCTGTTCCAATTAAAGAATATTACTTGCATAACTGCTAATGAATACTTTCTCATAAACATTTATAGAATCATAATACCAAGTGCATGTTCAATATTTACTTAGTGATGGCATCATCACGGTCCTTTATGGCCTGCTGAACTACTTCCTGCTCCACAAGTCTCTCAGCTCGCAGCTTGAGCTTGGCGTTTTCTGCCACGAGACGCTCATTCTGAGAGAAAAGCCAAACATGAGGattaatatttgaaatgattttgcaatTGAGTCTATTACTGCTAATaagcatattaataaaaaaaacattctaaaaacaaatacataaaacaaaataacttaattcacactgaaaaactaatttcaagcatttaagcataagaaaaactaatttcaagcatttaagcaTAAGCTTAAtactttaagtaatttttaaatacatttttcagcaaCATATTTGTACAGAAAGTGTACAgataaaaatgtcacagtgtttAGAAACAAACAAGCACTCCTAAAACTACTGTATAACTggatttcattaaatatttatgagcTTTCTTTGGTTGTCCAATCAATGTTAATATccttgtaaatattaaaataaagaaagttaACACAGAGTTTATACATATACAgcatgaaaactcaaaacctgCCCATCCAGGACTGACGTTAAACACAGGGCAAAGTATAAACAGTGTAAAACACTGAACAAGATAAGCCAGGGAGATGGTAACGGTGGGTTTAAAGGTGAAGCTTCATTTTTTTGGACCAGGAGTGAAAGCGTCATTAGTTTTGCAAATGgacatttttcagaaattaaaCACTTCACCTTTACCAAATTTAAGTGTGAAGCCCAAAAGAGAGTCGATGAGGACTAGATTCACAGCACAGgctttcttccttccttctacACAAGGCTGTTACTCAGTAGCTTTGTATTGTTTTCCAgcgtaaatgtttaaaaattcttaaatcgaGATccatttacttgaaaagcaaaattacataagTCTTGACATAAGTCTTTTACATAagaaaaatctacttaattcaaacccaaaaatgtaacttaatcTACAATTCCTCTTGATGGATAATTGctctttttttaagcataaactcacttaatctATATCTCTATAAGACcttattttgcatttcatattgtaaatatatcttgatttaatgatgtttagtatattgtattttaggaagatttttttaatgccatgACTTCATTGCATTGATTAAAAAACTTTTTGAGGCTGTGATTTGTGGAAGtgcaaattaagacattttaagaaacccTGACTAAGTATTCTTTCCTTCCTGAAATCGATAAATTCACCACTTGACTGCATTTGTTAACTGTCTTCATACAGCTGTGAATCCCCGTCAGAAAGCAGTGAATCTTTGTCCTAAAATTCCTCAGGCGTTGCCAGACCCTCCAAACAATGGAGGCATTTTTAAGGAACTGAGCCCAGGTCAGTGGCGGTGGTATTGGGCTGCTGTTAGTTTAATGCCTGAAGAACTGTTACCTGATCCTGCAGCTCCTTTATCCGGATGGCATTCTCACACGGATCGCTCACCGATCCCACAATGGACTTCCTCTTCTCCTGCAGACACAAATGATACAGGAGCGTTCAGCACTGCATGCTGGATTTGTGAAGCGTGGTGACGGCAGGGTGTATCTCTCTACAGCATCAGTATCATGTAACGAGCATAAATGGCCCTCTGTTCACTCTCCCTCAGTCTCTACCTCTGGCTACATTTGTGGCTTCATTGATCCCCACTGAACACACCCCAACCTGAACAAAACCTCTGACGCAATTCCCACTTCAATACACAGCTGGCCAAACTGGGTCAATACTGCATCAACAGCACAGTGGGGAGTTTGTTTAATATCCAGACCTTTTGTgcattaaacatactgtacattcatttaaatcCTAATGTACTGTTTGAGCTCACAGAAATAGCATTTCAGTTTCagcaattacatatatatattctgatataattgggtgaatctcacaaaaacacattcagttggCATTTTACCTACAAACTAATAAATGGAGTTGCATTAAGCAAATAGAGCCTTTTTTATATTACCATAATTTTTCAGCAATATTtcataaattagtatttttttctgtctattttCTGTAATGCACCTGAATATGACTTCGAGATTTTGTTTGTCTCTTTATTCTCTTTTGTGTGTATGCTAATATAAAATGgcaattttaaatacaaaaaaactgtaatactattACAAATTTGCAGtgtataatattagtattaaaagtagtttaatagtattttaatactgtacaacaaacacacaaatacagtactacaccaattaattaattaattaatttataatttgtaattttatttttttatttttgcattgggAATAAAATTGCTTCATTTTCTTAAATCACATCATAATATTTCCCACGTTTGATGCCGGATTGGAATATGATCCAGGAAGGTTATGTGAGATTTACCTAATGACAAAACAAAAGCCACGAGGACACACACTGATATGGTCTGGATGAAGATTTACAGTATGAAGATATATGAATGTGAATCATTGTTGCTGAAATGTGAGACAGTACGAGATGTCAAAATACTCCAGGAAATAAGAAACATTACTTGCAGCACATTATATGTCAGCTTCTGTTACGTTTGTGTCCCGTAGAAAACAGCTGTACCTGTAGTGTCTCACTGTGTGCTATCCATTGTGCTGCGTGTTTCAGTTGTCCCAGCATGCCCTGCAGGCTGTCATCGGAGTCCTGCTCAGCCTCTGATCTGTAGGCCACAGGCTGCAGCAGTACCAGGATGTAGTGCAGCTCTCGACAGACCTGCTGAGCAAGACACGTGTTCTAGTTGTGGCCAAATGTCAAATGAACAGACTAATGTAAATCTCTGAAATGTATttagctttgttccaaaacctagagagCTGTCTTGCTGTCTACTGCGGCCTCCTAATGGAGAAGCTCACAAGAGACTAGGGGTTTACAATGCTTTGCATATGCAGCACCTCACTGCTTCACATAATAGTATGCACAAGAGACTTAACTCAATTTGATTTCAACAGAGTAACAAATCTAACAGTATAACCATAAAAATTAAGGCTGTCAAAGATAATGTGCTAATTTCTGTGATTAATAATTTCTgttaaatgcattacaataagtAACACAGTATCAGCATTTTCCCTTCCTGATGTagctgttattaatttattttccccACATTGTTTGACAGGCATTGCAGCAAATGATCACATATCGATACTAAATGTTTTAACTactattttcattcattcattcactgaattcgcaaaaaaaaaaacttagtaagggggaaaaaatgaactGACAGCTCAGTCAAACAGGGAGAGCTGaacctgacagagagagaaatatcactatatgtgaccctggaccacaaaaccagtcataagggtcaattttctgaaattgagatttatacatcacataaaagctgaataaataagctttccaaaGTTTCCATTGGCATTATTTTGcagagatataactatttgaacatctggaatctgagagtgcaaaataaaaaaaatattgagaaaatcatttttaaagttgtccaaatgaattttttaacaatgcatattactcataaaaaattcagttttgatatatttacggtagaaaatttacaaaacatctccatggaacatgatctttacttaatatcgtactgatttttggcataaatcgataattttgacccatacagtatatttttggctattgctacaaatatgctACTTAcaactggttttatggtccagggtcccatgttactatatacagtacactatatACAACACACTACATAAAGGCACAGCTAAATGTGacattataatgggtttatgtcaaaattgttctaagattaaattaaaaattaaaactggaaCAGTTAAAAAGGCACATATTTGAGTTAAATTGCtttattaatctaaatttatcTCAAGAAATCGATTTGAATAATCCAGCATTAACATCAGCATTAGTATCAGTGATATTTGCCTTCATTCATAGCACTAAGTAAAAacatgccattaaacaaatatttaaatataaaatatttatatatatatatatatatatatatatatatatatatatatatatatatactaactttatgttgtttctgaatatttttttatattcaatctGCTAATATACTtataattacatcattttaattttaggtgtgattaatcatgattaaagaaaaatctaatttacacCTTCACACCGATGTGTCTCCAGTGCGGCTGGATAGAGAAAGTGAACTTAACTAATTAACACAAAAAGCAAATCAACACATATTTGTTGTGTGAACTGATACCCCTGTATGTATGTATCTTTCTACTGGACGACTCAAATAGCTCTGAGTGTAGTGTGcagctaaaaaaaatatcaaattgagATAAAATAACTATAAGATAACAGGTCTCTTCTTCTGTAACACACTGATTTTAAGAAGAATGTGGTCCAGTTTGGCATTATCAGGTTACGCTGTATCACCTGTTCTTTGTCCAGGCTCCAGTCTGCGGCGTCCAGATTGTTTTCAAGCTCAGACAGTAAAGACGAGTCATTGTGACTcttctcctggagggccacttcCTCCTGCAGCTCCTCGACCTGAGACTGCAGCTCTTGAGCCCGGGATCGAACCCCATCCACTTCCCGCCAGGCCTCTGCCAGCTGGGACAGAGGGAAAAAAATTTTAACGCTCATGTGCAAATACGTATAAGAGCCATTAAATTTTCtctgaaataaattgttttttttacaattatgagGGACATGTTTtttcaaactaaaaatattttgtcaattttggTGTTTATGCACGCTAGAAACGTATTCTGCCTCTTaccaatcacacacaaaaacacacacaaacaacataaacTTTTTCTTATTCTTACTCTTCCctcaaacacaaaagaaataaactcaaatacataTAGAAACTTGTATGAAGTTTCATGATTCATTGTGCAGAATATGCACTGAGAATGTGGTTTCACCCAACAGTATTTCTATATTTTACCTTCCAAATGCTTCCGTAAGCATCATTTATGCGTTTGGAATGCAGCACATATTGGATACTCACTTACTGACAGACAGCTGCTTTCTAATGCTCCATGCACTTTGTGTGATCATTCTGAAGACACTCGTGGCATGTGACTGTAAATGCACTTGCATCTCAAAATGCTTACTTAATGTAAACACGATCGGTTATGTCTTAAAGGCAGGACAAAATTAGCCTATTAGAGCTGCCGCAATAatgcagagaaaaagagaaatatcCATAACTGCACACTCTCAGATAGTAAAAGCACCTTGTGTTTTATTGCTTGTTGTGTGTTTCTTTGTTCCCctttattgatatataaattaGGTTTGTTCGAATTCTTAACATGCAATTGttctgctttattattatttttcaattatttttataaagtacttTTATACgtccttttaaaaaaatgcacaaataaatgtgatATTGAAAGTCATTACTAAGAAAATTGAAGAATCGAATTGAAATCGAAATGTCTCTGCTACATTTGTACTGTTCATAAGAGCTGTGTGgacattttcagttcatttttgaattttcagAGACAAATCCTGGACCAGATTCCAGTTTTACTTAAACTACAGAGCAGTGGTACACATTCTGCTGAGttgagtatagtgtgtgtgtgtgtgtgtgtgtgtgtgtgagtgacctaacctgttgtatgtgtgtgtgactctgttgTTCCTGTAGATCCAGGCGTGCATGTAGTGTGGACATAGTGTCTTTTAGTTCCTCATTCTCATGACAAGTCATCTTCAAGCGCTGCTCAAGTGTTTGCTCCCGCTGCGTGAGCCGTGCCACctgaaaacacatacacacacacacattattatagCTTTTACCCCACACTGTTCTGTAAGTCAGCAAATTCTACAATCGTTCACGTTCACGTTCACTTTATCGTGTGCTTCTAGTTACAGAAAAATAGTTATGTTTGTATGCGATTACAATCCTTGAATGGAAGAGAAGGTGAACAGATTTTGCTTGCTGTCCATGATGAAGGGCTCGAGTATGGTGAACTCTTTCAAAGAACTGCATTCTGTAGCTGTGTCCCAATTGAGGCTGCATTTGAAGAACAAAATGTGTTGCAGCGGCACAATGAAGGACGTCCCAATTCAAAGACAACATCATTCCCCGAGTGATGAAGGCTACTACAGATGGATCCTTTGCAGCCTGGCccaagattcattgcacaccagtGACAACTGGAttttgattaagaaaaaaatctggattatgattttaaatctaaagggatagttcacctgaaaattcaaatcatttattcaccctcatttcattccaaacctctataatcttatttgttctgtgttttaaaatgttgtaatgttCTATTTGTTCTATGGAATGGATTTTGAAGAGTGTTAGAAACCAAACTGTTGTTGgtccccattaacttccatagtatgaagaaaaaaaagaaatactatggaagtcaatggggatcagaaactgtttggttaccaacattcttcaaaagatcttcttttgtgttaagcagaagaaagaaactcggtCTCTTCAGAATACAGAtttagaacaacttga is a genomic window of Cyprinus carpio isolate SPL01 chromosome B15, ASM1834038v1, whole genome shotgun sequence containing:
- the LOC109111525 gene encoding BICD family-like cargo adapter 1 isoform X1; translated protein: MSLGEELCYKAHEMEVEEDFYSYEFSNDEGLPVYKDSEEVFAALRQKEDEVLLAAQVGNALLLENRQLKQERDALHDKHAQQLEELEQGRYELRVKLEDCRVQWESQVSELERDVQELQARVERLSQSLSEAEREKSRLKQEHSEHSHRLREQLQRGMEVERAMTSELQRLKEEMRERGQARPQDEEIINALREQVARLTQREQTLEQRLKMTCHENEELKDTMSTLHARLDLQEQQSHTHIQQLAEAWREVDGVRSRAQELQSQVEELQEEVALQEKSHNDSSLLSELENNLDAADWSLDKEQQVCRELHYILVLLQPVAYRSEAEQDSDDSLQGMLGQLKHAAQWIAHSETLQEKRKSIVGSVSDPCENAIRIKELQDQNERLVAENAKLKLRAERLVEQEVVQQAIKDRDDAITKKTAMEAELLRTKHDMMCLNNQLLEAIQRKLQLSQELEAWQDDIQIIINQQLRNQQQTEEPQKRSAGRLSFLRKSRRPSTLPEISPEQNQTPWRDWLKRSK
- the LOC109111525 gene encoding BICD family-like cargo adapter 1 isoform X2, which translates into the protein MSLGEELCYKAHEMEVEEDFYSYEFSNDEGLPVYKDSEEVFAALRQKEDEVLLAAQVGNALLLENRQLKQERDALHDKHAQQLEELEQGRYELRVKLEDCRVQWESQVSELERDVQELQARVERLSQSLSEAEREKSRLKQEHSEHSHRLREQLQRGMEVERAMTSELQRLKEEMRERGQARPQDEEIINALREQVARLTQREQTLEQRLKMTCHENEELKDTMSTLHARLDLQEQQSHTHIQQLAEAWREVDGVRSRAQELQSQVEELQEEVALQEKSHNDSSLLSELENNLDAADWSLDKEQVCRELHYILVLLQPVAYRSEAEQDSDDSLQGMLGQLKHAAQWIAHSETLQEKRKSIVGSVSDPCENAIRIKELQDQNERLVAENAKLKLRAERLVEQEVVQQAIKDRDDAITKKTAMEAELLRTKHDMMCLNNQLLEAIQRKLQLSQELEAWQDDIQIIINQQLRNQQQTEEPQKRSAGRLSFLRKSRRPSTLPEISPEQNQTPWRDWLKRSK